In one window of Balaenoptera musculus isolate JJ_BM4_2016_0621 chromosome 10, mBalMus1.pri.v3, whole genome shotgun sequence DNA:
- the LOC118902087 gene encoding cleavage and polyadenylation specificity factor subunit 6-like → MPRAGGQARLGKEQGSGRGAGRRASVGGGVRARLAPAAGASGRGAGLGAGPGGWRLRPFAGPPAERARAAARGRPPRPGARVTAAAPLLPRPRLAGSPAPGDSVTELGRQRCIVGAFKAAGSAARPLGLSVPRPIPPGTAPTPPGRSHTLSQPRPVDPKARNENSGKQAASSSCPNLPQV, encoded by the coding sequence ATGCCGCGGGCCGGCGGGCAGGCGAGGCTGGGCAAGGAGCAGGGCTCCGGGCGCGGTGCGGGACGCCGGGCGAGCGTAGGCGGCGGAGTCCGTGCCCGGCTCGCTCCCGCGGCCGGTGCCTCTGGGCGgggggccgggctgggggccgggccgggcggctGGCGGCTCCGCCCCTTCGCCGGGCCGCCGGCTGAGCGCGCGAGAGCGGCGGCGCGGGGGCGCCCCCCTCGGCCGGGCGCTCGGGTTACAGCCGCCGCTCCCCTGCTCCCCCGCCCGCGCCTCGCCGGTTCGCCCGCGCCGGGAGACAGTGTAACGGAACTGGGACGCCAGCGCTGCATTGTGGGAGCTTTTAAAGCGGCGGGGAGCGCGGCGCGGCCGCTCGGGCTCTCGGTTCCCCGCCCCATACCCCCTGGCACGGCCCCCACGCCGCCCGGCCGGTCGCACACCCTCAGCCAGCCGAGGCCCGTGGACCCGAAAGCCAGAAATG